In Episyrphus balteatus chromosome 4, idEpiBalt1.1, whole genome shotgun sequence, the sequence ttcttcttgttcttattttcttttaacttttttgttttgttttttttctttagaactATGCATCCGGCAATAATATCTTATGTGTTGTCCCTATatctttgtatcttttttttttataaaagagtgTTAGCATAGTGCACTGAACTAATGACGAACAATGAAGGCTGATGGGACACAAAACACTACACACCACACACATAATATAGAACCTCCAAGATAAAAATAAGTAAGAAAAATCGCAACAGAGAGAAGAGAAGAGTGAGTTGTGGCGACATCGTCGTAGTTGTCGTGTATAAAAACaacatacagaaaaaaaaaacaagttaaaagagcttaaaaataaataatgcacTTCATTTAGAATTATGCAGATATACATTGAAGAtagaaagatacatttttatgtAGTTGCAGATAAATGTTCTCCTTATACAATCATGTGAGTGTTTAATTAGGGGAGAATAGGGTTCGTTTCGGCAGGAGAtttctcttttttaatttttttttgttttaaaacaattcatctacatatttttgaatatgATACAGGAGTTAGAAAACAACAAGAAGCAAATTGAAAGTTGTTAACTAATCGAAAAGTTAAAAGACAGTTTCATTGACATGTGTAAAGAAACTACCCACCTACCTTTAATCCCTTCTCCCCTAAAAATAAGTTGAATGCAATTTTGTGTTGAGTAAAGGTACAGTACCTAGTCATAGTAGTGCTTGTTGGTTGTTGAGAGATTGGCACAAAATGGAATGCCCTCCTAAACAGAAAGCGTAGAAAGGTGCATGCCCCCTAGTGCCCCTTAAGGTGAAATACGAAGAAAATAGAAAgaattgaaaatacaaaaaaaaaaaaaaaaatcacttgtaCAACAATCAACATGCCAGAGGTGCATACACCATCGTACAAGTACACAAACCATACAATATAATCGGGGTCCTTGGATTTTGTATCTTTCTTTTATGGGCAAACAATagatacaaataataataaaaataatgataaaaaaaagagtattaaTTGGAAATCGTTAATAGCAGGCGGCTATAgcacttgaattttttgttttgttttgtattgtttGACTATAAGACTATAGTTATTATTGGTACTCCCACTATTATATTGCTGGCTGgtaattttaatggaaaaaaaaagaacaaatattaGTATTGCAATTTAAATGccatgtttacatttttttttttttgtatctttaagtacatattgttttatatatttttttttttttgtttaactatcTCTTCATCTATTTTGAGTGCTCACGGTAATGATAATTGGATTAGTTCCATATGGAATTTTATTCAAGACGTATTCCCATTTgtgaaatgtaatttttttaattatctatttGCTTACATGTAATAGAAAGGCATGTTATAAAAACACCAACAAGAAAGGAAAGGCTTAGAGTGAAAAACAGCTTACTCCAATTTaacacaaatattaaaaaagaaaatatttctaaatgttTGAATAAATCCAAAACAATATAAAGCTATCATTAAGATACCATACTACGAAATGAGCAAGAATTTAATAAGatttgaaaatgtttgaaataatttttaaatggagtTAGCAAGGTGCAGTAAGTAGGTTTTAATTCGACGAAATATTATAGCCTTGTATTTGAATTgtcaaaataatttgaaagtTCACTACagaatgggcacgttcaggaaatattagggactagatatttaggcaacgtcattttctgaacagAAATTtcagtaaattgactaaattagtttggatgtgatgctattgtcaaatttcgaaatttatttaagaattttaccggccgcatgggtaagacaccaaatttcacttaactgtaatgaataaataaaattaattataaccgataatgcactttttagttgtttttcacacaaataaatttaattttgctaaattaattctttatttaaaaacaatctgctgtcaaaaaaactttcctaaatttttagggaaaattttcttgcctaactttccagtcagctttccaataaaattacctaaattggaagggttttttttgacagctgaccaatcagagaccgagaaattacctaaatgtttagtccctaacgtttctgaacctgcccaatttcTTTTctatcaaacaaacaaatattaaagTTTTACGGAAAATTGAGATAAAGCGTCATAAAGCTGTAAGTGGCATAAAATATCCCAATTTAGAATAAATACCAAGATGACTCTTTTCTTTCATAgccaagaaaaatataaaatgtggCTGTTGATTAATATGACCGCTTTTGGAAGCAATTTGAATGAATTACAACAACCACAATGCAACTGGTTCCAAAAGAATTAATATTAAATCCTGTATGGTAATCAAAATTTGTAATTCCAGGATTATAATCCTCCTACTGGTATGATTTTGAATGCCATAATTATTTATGAAAAGTTCATATTTAAGTTAATATtgccaaaaatgacaaaaacaagaaagatACTGAGTTCTAAAGCAATAGCCCAAAAGCTACGTATGTATTTGAAAAAGTAGTCAGAGACTAACTCAAAacttcttttagaaaaaaatttgcaactcAAGGTCGAAATAGAATTTCGAATTTTCAACAAACctaaaaattaggaaaaaaacaaattcgctCATCATTCTAATGGACTGCATTGCCACAATTCATtactcaatttttcaatttcaacagTTTTTAATGCCATTttggttataaatttttatCGCTCTTAATTAGTttccgaaagaaaaaaaacattattttaatttcttcctTCAAAAAGGCAAACCCAAAAGTGccttctcaaaaaaataaataataaaattgaatcagAATAAGCCTGAAGGTTTATAATCTTTGCAATCAATATAAAattcttgaatgaaaaataaaaaaaaaaaacaaacatttaaattCCAGTACAAAGTCAAGGCAATCATGGCGAgtaatatggaaaaaaaaaaatgacgacCGCAACAAAGACACGATGACAACGTTTGTCACCTCGTTTCAAGTCAACTACATCAACGCGTCAGCTTTaccttaaacaaataaaaatgttttctatACACGCGAGATATAATTACTCTTTCGTCTGGAACATTCAACAAAATGTAAGTCGTTGGCGGCGGCGGTGGTTTTGCAAAAGAAaagcttttaataaaattgcaatttagaagaaaaaacaaaaaaaaataaattaatgctgATGAAAACTCATTGGAAAATCAATGACGCAGATTTACGATGCGGAAACTCATCAAACAAAAGTGCGCTTTGACTATCTTGTATCCGTATTCTAGTATTCTACTCTCTTAATAATATAAAGTGAGGTCTcatgataatgatgatgtttGATGTTGCTAATGTTGATGAGtcattaaatatttctttacgCGATCTAATTCCAAGCGTTTGATCAGCCAAATGGAAATACCAAGGCTTCTCACTTTGGTCGGTCGTCGGCTTTGCTACTCAACTGAGAATGTATTGTTGTagttttatctttatttttctatctattcaaataaattttaatactgAGTAGACTGACTGAAATGCGATTTGCAAATCTATTCTGAAGGTCTGCAACTTAATTCCACACTCATCTCATAGCTTAGCTATCTATGATGTCTATACTATTCCCTCGAGTTAGTTTAGATACAATACGAGAAGCCTTAGATATTTAActatgaaaaatgtttaaagaaaaaattagaaaaatacaaaaaaatgaaactacaACCATGTTTCGGCGAACGTGATGCGTGCTAATGAACGCAGAGTCCCATGAACTCAATGGTTAGTTTGTATTTTGTGTTGCTTGTTGTTCTTTGTGATGATGAAAAACTTGGCATTATATTATACTATATGATTTGCAATTGAGGTTTTCTAACTTAACTAAGCACACACAATTAATAGTGATTTTTGttgttgagatttttttttttcgttttgttgtttttgtagcaCGCAACAATGCTTTTCCAGCGAATAAGACGAAAATGATACGTTACTCAATGACGATTAAGTTGTTTATTTGGTTtgatattactttttttttatttcttcatatTTAACGTCTTTAAAGCCAACAATTTGGAAGGTCAAAGAACTTTTAATTGGGACTTGAGGTGTGGGTTCTTTTATTGCTTTTGTAAGAATATACAAAgggaagggtgatactcgaagctgtgataattaccgttcgattaagctgatgtcacacaccatgaagatcgttgagcgagtcttgggtagccgactgcgaaaaataataaggctatctgatgaccagtgcgggtttgttgcgggtaaatcaaccacagatgcaatccagagtatcagaatcattatggaaaaacatcgagattccttggaggatttgcatgtggtattggttgattttgaaaaagcattcgatcgacaaccacgagatctgatatgggtggccctcagacaacgaggagttccggaaacctatgtgcggataattatggacatgtatgatggagcagttactaaagtaagatgtgcagctggagtcaccgaagaattcgaaatcacagtaggtgtacaccagggaagcgtcttgagtcctctgctctttattaccgttcttgattacctgcttcaaggcaaagtgacggacccaaaagtgcatcagttattctttgctgacgatggagccatcataagtgaagacccgatatccctgcaacgagcacttgatgtatgggtggatgttctagaaggtagtgggtaccgcataagcgcgaaaaagacagaatacctatgctgcccattttctgatccacacaggcctattcctgacatttatttgaatggtgtagtgcttcccaagtgtgaaaagtttaaatatctggggtctatgataaataacgaaggtacttgtgatgacgatatcaatcatcgcgtaagcgtagggtggatgaagtggcgggaaaattctgctatcttctgtgatcgaaaaatgccccctaagctgaaaggaaggctctacaccgcagttgtgcgtccagcactcacatacggttcacaatgttggacaatgtacaaaaagtatgagagtaagttaacggcagctgagatgaagatgcttcgcatgacagcaggagtaacaaagcttgatagaattagaagtacgaagatccgaggaagccttcatgttaaaaataccatctcccaaaaaattgaacacgaccgactcagttggtattgccatgttcaaaggagagatcctgagaaccccgtcaaaaaagcaatatcatataacgttccaacacgaaataaaaagaaaggtaggcctaaaaactcctggtacaagcaaatgcaaaaacaccagcattcagttggcctcagaaacggaacaatacaaaaccgggaggcttgccgccgatttctgaggtcaacccggcgaaccccacaggcggatcactagtgtgaagcagtaacgtgggaaggttatgatcccctcgacatcgagatcataacagcgccgagaaaaaaggaagaagaagtaagattatacaaattttgtaatgaaaagaacaaaaaaacaaacagtcaACAAGAAGTTGAATTCAAGTCTCACAAGGTTTAAATGAAAACAGACTTAAACCTAAAGAATTGTCTCATCATTAGTAGGTATGTAGCTTAGCTAGTTGTCGTTTGCCTAACAAGAACAACAGACAATGGACTTACTttgttaattattatatttttttcgtactgtgtcacattattttttaagtgcaaattaaaattatagCCTTTTAAAAGTTTATCTTGTAATTTATAATTAATGTAATGCAATATTAAATGTGTAAATGACACTCAATTATTTCATATCAAGATCAGGGGCATTCTCAAGGGTGTGACCAACCACGTAATAGAATTTGatgttttttagaaattaaaggAGTGTAATATAATtgcatattttgtttgttttttccaCTTGACTTTATTGAAACTGGATAGTTGTGGGAATTGATACTGgttcatttttgaaatgaatttaaTACAGATTATGGAATCTGggtttttctgttgttttttttttcggagacaacttgttgcttttaaaatgatttttcgattttgtttgcaagaaaatatttgaaagcaaaaaacTAAGATTTAAAAGTAGATTGaaagtgatgtaatttttttttaactctcacaatcatgtttttagtttttttgacaaaaactttaaaaatcctaacaaatttcaaattccaaCGCTCATTTTTATAGGTTACCtcttaagacaaaaaaaaaaattgattaatgtaCATTTTGCAGGAAACAGCACACTACTCCTGACCAATTTGAAACATCTTGTGCTCCAAAGCATCTCagacaattgaaaaataaaaattttagcacAGTTGAAAGAATACctgcaacaaaaacaaattctagatagtattttaaagagtttttttttatataaatcgcaaaccaaaaaataaatttttaagactctATCGACTCAACCATTAATTTTAGTTATTTCAGAAAAGTAATTCTGCCGATATTATATATCTATTAACCGTTTCGTTGCTTAGTATTTTAGGATTCAAAATACAGAATATACAGTGTTGATTTGATGTTAACCTTACCCTAACACAACGTGACTGAAGACGAGCTGATTTTACGTGGGACGCACAAGAGGAAAATGACCTCAACCTCAAAGCTGCACTTTAAGTAAGTTAGTTTGCAGGCAGTGTGTTGTCATTGAAAACGTAttgcaatacaaaaaacaagaagaatcaTTGGGGTTCAGgttctatttttaattataatttaagaataatTATTCTTAAGTCGAAAGAAAgtcgtatttttttaatttttacgatCAGATTTTCAAAccagaaaaaatacaaataaaatctttttattgCATTGAACTATTCTAGATCAGAATACAATCGTTCTTCCATCgttaattatatattttcttcTGTTTCTTTGTTAAGAATTATTTCCTTCAGCGCAATGTTAAGGCCATTACAACTCTAACACAACCCAAGGTATTGTTACCTTGTTAATCTTTCAATAAATTCATGTTTTGAATGTCAtgataaatattaaaatgttattttattataaattttgaataatctaCTAATTGAACTAATAATAGCAATAAATTTACTGAAAGAcaacttaatatttttcaaacttaaaaacaaataaatatatatatcaacTTTCTTCAATAATTGATTGCATTATTTCCCAAGTTGAATCCATCACagcaacagaaacaaaaaattaatattcttgTCGCcatgataatttaatttattattgtgaTTAATATTAATTGTtcaagttttcttttttcaagTTGGTTGGTGTGTTAATTTATTcaatgatatttttgttttgtttttttttttgtatttgttctcATCAAActtgtttcaataaaaaattaactagAAGAAGATAAACTGGCtgagaatttttcatttttttttttgttattttgagaaTTCAAATTAAATCTCATAATTAATTGCAGTAAGACAACGAGTCATAAATACACACgaaaacaagattttcgatGTTATCTGTATACAAATTGCAGTAGATACGAAATTTTTGGTCGACTTTGCAAAAGCTACAAAACAAGAGTGTTTATAAGGATTAATCCAGAAACAacaaatcaataatttttagatttcaAGTGAATATTTTTCTTTCGAATATGATTTTAGTAGGATACCTATGTATACTtaatagactgattcaaaaaaatttttttttttttttgttcaaagcattgttgaaaaaaaaatactgtaaaagtttcagcccttaatgttaacatttagtaccgccgcatcgcaattttctatttcccatacgatttgtatgggaaagattgtgtatttgtgtttagaattttgtatctttttaatggttcatccaaaaggcttgacaaaatcattttcttttataaaattgtctgttctacaaaaaagctcttattaatttttttgatttacccccgcgtttcgaagttattcaactttaaaatataaaaagtacttttttctcatttttttccgattttttgacgaaattattatgtttttcaaaaaatttggcaaaattttcgaatatttgtattctatgttgtgttttggtttcacagatccttttatataactcacAAACCCCTaaaactatcatattagatttcttcaataaattcgaattattcatttttttaactaaaaattattttaattaaattttcgcgtccgtttttttttaatttcataaatgcaatcttgtagagcgttcaattttatacaagaaaatgattaaatctagcctttttgatgaaccattaaaaagatacaaaattctaaacacaaatacacaatctttcccatacaaatcgtatgggaaatagaaaattgcgatgcggcggtactaaatgttaacattaagggctgaaacttttacagtatttttttgtcgtcatttccaacaatattttcaacaatgctttgaacaaaagaaaaaaaaattttttttgaatcagtctaatactTAACATGAAAAGTTTAAATGTTCGACTGTCaatgatatgttttttttacctACTTACATAAGCTAAGAGATaggtatcacaaaaaaaaagtagggcacgcttttttttacattattcaatttaaaaactagacaCATGAAAAAGCAAAATCAAGACAAACAAAATAACAGCTTGACATTTAATCTGTGTCCTTAAACTTGGAGGTTTTGAAGTCTTATTCGCATTTATGTACTAAAATATAGTACTCATTAAAGGTTCTTAGACAAAACTGATGTTCTAACACTTTTgggaaatttattttgaaattgcaagagatttttttttacactaacGTGCACttggttatttttttctactcAAATTTCCAACCAAATGGATCATATTGcatcaacgaaaaaaacttcattgtgttttttttttaatttaacaacaaaAGTAAAGCGTAAGGGTGTTGAAATGCCTTATGGCAAAATAATTAGTTTCATTAAAAAGCCTTCACTTATGTCGTATTCCTTTTAACCACTTACAGTCGTTACtaaagttcgattttttttgagcaattttgaaaattaaaatcaatcaaTGAATGGATGTGGGGAAGTTTAAaatcttctttttaaaattccagTACGAACATTAGGGAAAGTCACTTGTAAAAacctcaaacaatttttttttcattcattaattttttccacttttttattTGCAGATATGCATACCTTCAAAGATTTATAGATTTATATTTGATTGtctttaaaaatttggaaaaaaactatctgttgaaaaaattattaagatcgCCATTTAAAACCTTTCTATTTTTTATGGTCACGTGTATTTGGGAGCAAAAAACAATAGAAAGTGACTTAGTTTAAAATGGCTGTCGGGCGAAGACCCCATTTACTCATGGTCCTCATGggtgataaaacaaaaaactaccgAGTTAGATAGAAACCCACTAGCCGAACTATTCGGAGCTTCTTATGAATAGAGAgagactttttaattttgtattcactaGATCTACAAAAGAGTAGAGCAGGTTAAATGATTTTCCTGTTTCAGTAGATTAAAATTCAAACTAAAAACAAGAATCTGATGAGTCTACTTACATTTTCAGCCATAATTTGCTATTCGATTTACGTGAAAGTCTGAAATAAGAAGCTTTTGAAcaatcgaaaaattaaaaattttacatgaaaaCATCAAAAACAAACAGAAGCAACGTTTTGCCATAGAAGATAGAAGTTTTCAATcaagagaatttttatattatacttAAACGCCAGTCGTTGTCGATTAACTTGAGTTCTACTACAAAATATGATACATgacaatataattttaaatacaagtgtgattaattttcaaaatcaatttcaatttcataaaatgtaaaatgaatAGTGTAGTAATATTTCTTCTTATAAGAAATGCAAGAGAAGAAACCAACAAAGTTGAGAGAAGGGAAGAGGAAGGCGATTTGTTGGTTTGCATATCGTTAGAATTCGACTGAGAAGTTTTGTTTGGTAAACCATCTCTCTTCTTCAAGTCCTTCTACAACAATACAGTAAAAGCTCATCTGTTGTGATGTATGAAACTTCAACGCTGATGCTATGGactctttttgtattttttgtcagCACTTTGTGAGACTCCTCTCTTTAAGTTAATAAATTtgagaaaacaaatttattcgTAGCGAAAAGAATTCTAGTTGGTACGAACAGTGAGACTAAATTCACGTTCCACACAATCCATATTCCTAACGAACGAAATGTTCGCGCGTCCTTAACCTCAAAAATcatgtttgttttggttttggtgGTGAACGGTGTCAAATTCAAACTTCATTAGCTACGAATTAAAACTCTCATGTGAAAGAATTGTCAAAATCAACGAAATTTCGTTCTTTCGTTGGTCGTTCTTATGTGAATAGTGCATAACGCCAAAATTTCAAGATCTCCATGGATAAAATCtccaaagaaacaatttttttttttgccaaaatctCCATGAAATCTTCAAATCCATCCCCAATCTCCAGTTTCGTCTACTAACACCGTTGCTCTTGCGACAAGTCATTCTTCTACCGTTATGGCATGATAACGATTAtgctttttttaagaacaaattgtCCAAATtgtttatcaaaaatattaactaGCGCAAGTGTCTttcgtttttcataaaaatagttACTATGAATGGGATTATTGTACCAAGATCAAATTAAAGACGGAAAAAGGTAATTAGAAATGGATAGGGCTATCATTTCcattcaaaagcaaaaaagcaaattattatGTCAAAAACAAATATGTTCAAGTAGTGAATCATGCGATTAAATagcgcatatttttttttttttggtgattttGACTTGGAGATTTTTGCTATGGGGATTCTCTCTTTGGAGATTTTGCTGCTGGAGATTTCAGTTTGGGGATTTTAATTTGAGGATTAAGTCTTGGGGAAATCGGCACCAACCCTTattcaaaatctcaaaaacttaAACAGTCTTATTCTTGTATTCGGAATCCAATCAGGAATGTTTCACCAACTATTATAAACCTGACCTACGAAGTAACTAAAAagctaagtaaaaaaattttcctccaagaatcaattttattggagagaaaaacacaaaaccaaGTTCTTAtatcaaaaaagttgaaaaaaagaaaaagaaaaacacttacCAGCAACAACAGAATCATTCTTAATTGTCCTGCGAACAATCATGATGGCATCATGAAGAGAACGTTCTGTCTCCTCAAGGAACTGTTCTGAACCACCGCGCAAAATGAGAGTGCATGTTTTTGCGTTGATGCatcctaaaaatttaaaaattaattaaaattcctgtttgaataacaaaagaaaaaataaaaacaaaccctCAAAAATGTTGAATCTCTCCCCTCCAATCTGTTTCTCCTCGAACGTATCACAAAGACCCAAAACCTTAGGACCAATATCATTGGCTGTGGTCATAACAGCACCACCACAAGCCTTCAACGTACGCTTGAGATCTTCTTCGGAAACGCGACCCGCACAAAACATATCACGATCGGCAAACCATTGAGTAGCAACATCACCAATTGGCAATTTGGACAAAACCACATTTGCTCCAGAATCGGCAATCTTTTGCaatttattatacaaaatttgcCATTCGGCATCGACTACTTTTTGGTATTCCTTGACATTGTCAACACGAACTTCAGCATTGTCACGTTCGGCCTTCAATTCCAATTCGATATTTAGGAGagcaattttacaatttttgtaggATTTAGGTTGCATTTCAAAACCAGCGTAGGAGAATGTTTTCTTGAAGGCAACACCCGAGATGATTTGACTCTCCTCTAATGATCCACCTGTGACTTTCTTGATTCCAATCATGTTGAGTGGAAGCATTTCGTCCAATGCGAGGACAGCATCGACGACCATCTTCGAGAAGAAGTCCTTCTGTTGATGGATGAGCTTGGAGCTCATGGCAGTTGCAGCGCATTTCTCCAACAACTCACGTTGTTCTTCCTTTGATCGTTTCTCGATGCGCACAGCCATTTGGTTGATCTTTTCAATGCACAAAGTCAAAGCTTTACGCATGGCTTTGATGATGATACGCGGATGTACGCCCTCTTCGACAAAGGGTttgatttgtttcaaaaactcgCCGGCGAGTAAAACAACACTTGTGGTGCCGTCACCAACCTAGGAGAAGGAGAAGAAAGTTCGAGTTAGAAAGAAAGTTGGCAAAGATTTTTTG encodes:
- the LOC129920211 gene encoding T-complex protein 1 subunit eta, translating into MQPQIVVLKEGTDTSQGKPQLISNINACQSIVDAVRTTLGPRGMDKLIVNGQGKATISNDGATIMKLLDIIHPAAKTLVDIAKSQDAEVGDGTTSVVLLAGEFLKQIKPFVEEGVHPRIIIKAMRKALTLCIEKINQMAVRIEKRSKEEQRELLEKCAATAMSSKLIHQQKDFFSKMVVDAVLALDEMLPLNMIGIKKVTGGSLEESQIISGVAFKKTFSYAGFEMQPKSYKNCKIALLNIELELKAERDNAEVRVDNVKEYQKVVDAEWQILYNKLQKIADSGANVVLSKLPIGDVATQWFADRDMFCAGRVSEEDLKRTLKACGGAVMTTANDIGPKVLGLCDTFEEKQIGGERFNIFEGCINAKTCTLILRGGSEQFLEETERSLHDAIMIVRRTIKNDSVVAGGGAIEMELSKMLRDYSRTIAGKEQLLISAIAKALEIIPRQLCDNAGFDATNILNKLRQKHAQGSCWYGVDIMKEHIADNFEACVWEPSIIKINALTAACEAACMILSVDETIKSPKSGDGKPPGRGMGRPM